A genome region from Triticum aestivum cultivar Chinese Spring chromosome 2B, IWGSC CS RefSeq v2.1, whole genome shotgun sequence includes the following:
- the LOC123046898 gene encoding uncharacterized protein: MIPKFQSRGWAVGSGHHIRWSTAAAAAVRPSSTASAVRHRAPHPQSARRHQPLAPPGTASAVCTSTPAAGAAGHRIRSLHVDTSRRRRWAPRSHMHTSLRRASFWSTAEGSCHGLQEDEEMLCKG, from the exons ATGATTCCCAAATTCCAATCAAGAGGATGGGCAGTGGGAAGCGGGCACCACATTCGCTGGTCcacggcagccgccgccgccgtccggccATCTAGCACAGCGTCCGCAGTCCGCCACCGAGCACCGCATCCGCAGTCTGCACGTCGACACCAGCCGTTGGCGCCGCCGGGCACCGCATCCGCAGTCTGCACGTCGACACCAGCCGCCGGCGCCGCTGGGCATCGCATCCGCAGTCTGCACGTCGACACCAGCCGCCGGCGCCGCTGGGCACCGCGTTCGCACATGCACACTAGCCTCCGGCGCGCATCGTTTTGGTCGACAGCGGAAGGCTCATGCCATGGACTTCAG GAGGATGAAGAAATGTTGTGTAAAGGCTGA
- the LOC123046897 gene encoding uncharacterized protein has product MCCGECGCYDALCDRCCLCVSTGARDTILCCACCLAVLAGVGLLLVLLAAFCFIRHAEVAVTDASLTRLALAASPATAFAYNLSLTLTVRNKNWAMSVKNTQPLEADYSFDGQRFERVRLADEGSTHPAGKTQVYHLVSGSDGAYVALGNAGVAEFKEENKTGVFQVEVALSGQVRYQAHFTKCKFQANCPLKLQLAPPGTPAVVFQKVKCKLAPGSRYC; this is encoded by the coding sequence ATGTGCTGCGGCGAGTGCGGCTGCTATGACGCACTCTGCGACCGCTGCTGCCTCTGCGTCTCCACCGGCGCGCGCGACACCATCCTCTGCTGCGCGTGCTGCCTCGCCGTCCTCGCcggcgtcggcctcctcctcgtcctcctcgcggCCTTCTGCTTCATCCGCCACGCCGAGGTCGCCGTCACCGACGCCTCCCTCACGCGCCTCGCGCTGGCCGCGTCCCCCGCCACCGCCTTCGCCTACAACCTCTCGCTCACGCTCACCGTCCGGAACAAGAACTGGGCAATGAGCGTCAAGAACACCCAGCCGCTCGAGGCCGACTACAGCTTCGACGGCCAGCGCTTCGAGCGGGTCAGGCTCGCCGACGAGGGCTCCACGCACCCCGCCGGCAAGACCCAGGTGTACCACCTCGTCTCCGGCTCCGACGGCGCCTACGTCGCGCTCGGCAACGCCGGCGTGGCCGAGTTCAAGGAGGAGAACAAGACGGGGGTGTTCCAGGTGGAGGTGGCGCTGTCGGGCCAGGTCAGGTACCAGGCGCACTTCACCAAGTGCAAGTTCCAGGCCAATTGCCCGCTCAAGCTGCAGCTCGCGCCGCCCGGCACGCCGGCCGTCGTCTTCCAGAAGGTCAAGTGCAAGCTCGCTCCGGGGAGCAGGTACTGCTAG